The Nocardia sp. NBC_00508 nucleotide sequence TCGCCGACGGTGGTGAAGTCGCTACCCACCATGGCATGCGGGAAGTCGGAGATGTCGCGGTCGACGGGGTCGGTCGTCTCCGCCCGCCGCGGTGTCTGCTCGCCAGGTGCGATGTAGGTGTGGTCGTAGTGCGACATCAGCACGTCCCGCGCTGCGGCCAAGTTCGGCGCCCAGTACTGTGCCTGCCCGTTCGGGCCCATCACCCGGTCGTAGCCGCCGATACCGAAGTTGTCCTCGGCCGACACGCCGCCCGAGAAGTCCAGCGCCTGCTTACCGGTGAGCACCATCGCCGAATCCGGGGTCATGACCAAGATTCCCTTGGTGTGCATGAGCATGGTCGCCTCGGCGTTCCAGTACGGCTGCGCACCGACATTGATGCCAGCGACGACGATATTGATCTCACCGCCGCCCTGGGTGAACTCGACGATCCGCTTGAGCGCGGCCGCCACCCAGTCCATGTTCTCCGTCCCCGACTTCATCGAGATGCGGGCGCCCGAGGACAGCGCGTACCACTCCAGCGGCACCCGCATATGCTCGGCCAAGTCCAGCGCGGCGATCACGCGGCGGCACTCCGGCTCCGACAGGGCACCGAGCGACTTCGTCGGGTCGCCGAGCAGCACAACCCTCGTAACGCCCTGCGGGTGCCGCGCGGTGGGTGTGGTGATCACGCCCGCGACGATCGCCGCGGTGTTGTGCCCCTTCGGCCGGTCGACCGGCACCAGCACGTGGTCGTCGTCGAGGTCGTGCTCGACGAAGTCGCCGAGCCGGTCGGTCAGCTGGTACGGGTACACCGTGTTGCGACTGCTCGCGCGCAACACCTTCTGCCGGTAGTCGTCCAGCGGCTCGAGCGGCTCGTCCGAGGGCTCGCCGATGGTCAGTTCGGTGCCGCCGGTGGCGTCGAAGGAAATCCGTACGGTGATCTTGGTCAGCTCGCCGCTCGTCCGGTCGCGCTGCCGCGCGATGAACAGAATCTCCTCCAGCCCGGCACCCGCGGTCGTCGGCAGCACACGCCCGGCGATCATCTCGAGCTCCGCACGGGTGATGTCACTCGGCGGCCAGACGTAGATCACGATCCGATTGATGTTGAAGCGCTTCACCGTCGGTCGCCGCGACTGCGCACGGCGGATCGAGTCGAGGCAGGTTGCGATGGTGTCCTCGGCCGTGGGCAGCGCGATCAACCTGCCGTCGTGGTCGCGCAACTCGGTCAGGTCACGTACCTGTGCGAACGCGACGAGGCGGTCGTCGGACGGGTTCTCCCGCGCCACGCATCGGAAGAGATAGACCTCCTCGTCCGACGACCGCAGCCGGGTGAGGTCGAACTTGCTCAGCCGCTCCAGTTGCATCCGTTGCGCGATGTACGGGTGCAGCCCTCGGATCAGCCGCTCTTCAGCCATCCCGGCTGGCGACGGACGGAACGTGAAGTGGTGGTGCATCACCGCACCGCCGCGGCCCGCGATCGCGACGGTGAGCCTGCGCACCCGGTCCGGCAGCGGGTACGCGCTGACGACCGCGTGCAGCGTGTCCGCCGTCACGTCCGAGTCCGCCGGCTGCTCCTCCCAGGCGAGGTAGATGTCGGCGTCGACGGTGTCCTCGCTGCTCGCCAGCTCCGCAAGCCCCTGCAACGCGCTACCCAGCGCCGCGAAGCCGACCGCGGACGAGATCACACACGACCCCGAATGCTGGGCGACCACGAACGCGCAACCGGCGACCTCACTGGTGCGGAGGCCGGTGAGACCCTTGTTGCCGTAATACCGCCGGGTCAGCACCTCCAGCATGATCGTATTGTCCAGATCGTCGCGGACCAGCCGCTGGCCGAGCAGCCGCACCAGCGGTTCGGTGCTGCGCACCATCTCGGCGATGCGCTCGGCGCGATCCGGCGCGTCGGGGTGTGCGTCCAGGTGGCGTAGATGCGCGCGGACGTTGGCATAGACGCGGGCCCGGTTACGGCGCAACAGCGGCTGGCCGAACCAGGCGAACACCACACCACGCGCGAGGTCCGCGACCACCGGGAAGCGAACCTGCGTGGCGGCAACCAGCCGCTCCAGCGCGAGGCCTGCGGGCTCGCGCAGCACCTCATCCGGCAGCGCCTCCCGCAGCCACACGCGCAGCAAGGTCGTGACGACCGTCGCGGCGTCGGACAGGCGTTGCTGGGCGAGGAAGATCCGGAACACCGCGGCTTCGAGCTCGGCGGAGCGCTCCAACTCGGTGACTCCGTAGTGCCCGAGGGCCTTTGCGAGCTTGGCCTGGAATGCCTCCGGCAACCCGGCCCGCTCGACGTCGAGGCTCTGCAGGTAGGTATGGAAGTACTCGCGGGCGCTGTGCACATGGCCGCCGCCGGCGCCGTCTTCGCCGGCCGGCTGGTTGCGGCCCAGCTCGGCGAGATCGGCGAAGACTTCGGCGAGTTCGAGTTCCTCGGCCAGCGGCCGGTGGCCGTCCTCGGTGGACACCCGGCGCGCGACGAGGTAGTCGTCGAGCACTCGGCCTTCGTCGTGCGGGTCGACATCGAAGCCGAGCAGCAGGCTGCGCAGGTCCTCCTGGCCGCGCGTGAGGCGCTCCCGTGCCGGGATCGTCCCGGGCGCCACGGGAAGGTCGAGTTCGACCGACTCGGCGGCCGAGCTCTCTTCGGCGTCGTCGGCGAGCGGCTCCAGCCGCAGCAGCGGCGCACCGGTCTCCACCTGCGAACCGACGGACACGACACATTCCTTCAGCCGCGCCCGGAACGGCGCCCGAAGCACCGTCTCCATCTTCATGCTCTCCAGCACCAGCACGGGCGCGCCCGCTTCGACCTCGGCGCCGAGCTCCAGCGGTGTGGCCACGACCAGCGCGGGCGCGGGCGAGCGGACGACTCCGCCTTCGTCGCGGTTGACCCGGTGCGTGACGCCGTCCACTTCGACCAGGTGGATCGGCCCGTGTGTGCCGGTCACCAGGCGGTACCGGGTGCCGTTGACGACGATCTGTCCGGTGTGCCGGTCGAAGCGGTCGAGCTCGACGTCGGCGGTGCGGACATCGTCACCCGCTTCGATGCCGACGCGGAACCGATGCGCGCCGACCCGCGCGACGCGCACACGGTAGTCGGCGCCACGCAGCTTCAGGTCCAGCGGTCGGCCGCTCTCGTGCTGCACCTGTGGCCGGCCGCCGAACGCCGTCGACAACAGCCGCTGCCGCTCGGCGCGCTCCTCCTCCTCGTATGCCTCGATGGCGGCGGCCGCCAGCGCGACAGCGGAGTGCCGGTGCGAGACGAGCCTGCCCTCGCCGCGGACGCGGTCGATCCAGCCGGTGTCCGCACTGCCGTCGATGACCTCGGGCTGGTCGAGCAGGTCGAGCACGAAACTCTTGTTCGTCGCGCCGCCCTCGATGATCACCGTGGTCTCCGCCATCGCCCGGCGCAGCCTACCCAGCGCCTCGTCGCGATCGCGGCCGTAGGCAATGATTTTCGCGATCATCGAGTCGAAGTCGGCGGGGATGGTGTCACCCGCGCTGACGCCGGTGTCCACGCGGATACCCGGCCCGGCGGGCAGGTCCAGCCGCGCGATGCGGCCCGGGGAGGGCGCGAAATCGCGGTCTGGATCTTCGGCGTTCAGTCGAGCCTCGATGGCGTGCCCGCGTTCCCTCGGCGGCTCGCCATCGAGCCTGCCGCCGGATGCCACCCACAGTTGCGCCTTCACCAGGTCGAACCCGGTGGTGGACTCGGTGATCGGGTGTTCGACCTGCAGGCGGGTATTGACCTCGAGGAACGCGAACAGATCGTCCCCGGGGTGGTAGAGGAACTCGACGGTCGCCGCACCGCGATAACCGACCGCGAGGGCCAGCCGTTCAGCCGACGCCGCGAGCTCGGCTGCCTGCTCCGGGCTGAGCACCGGCGAGGCCGACTCCTCGATGATCTTCTGATTGCGCCGCTGCACCGAGCAGTCGCGAACGCCGAGTGCCCATGCGGTGCCCTCGCCGTCGGCGATCACTTGGACCTCGACATGGCGGGCACCGGTGACCAGCCGCTCCAAGAACACGATGCCGCTGCCGAACGCTCGCGCGGCCTCCTGGCTGGTGCGCTCGTAGGCGTCGGCGAGCTCGGCCTCGTTCCTGATCACGCGGATGCCGCGCCCGCCGCCGCCCGCGGTCGCCTTCAGCATCAGCGGGTAGCCGATCTCGGTTGCCGACGCCAGGGCGGCGTCCAGGGTCTCGACCGCTCCGCGACTCCACGGCGCGACCGGCACACCGACCTCTTCGGCGATCAGCTTCGCGCCGATCTTGTCGCCGAGTTTGCGCATGGCCTCCGCGCTCGGCCCGACGAAGGTGACCCCGACCTTCTCGCACAGCTCCGCGAACGCCGGGTCTTCCGCCACGAAGCCCCAGCCGACCCACGCGGCGTCGGCTTCGGTCTCGACCAGCGCGCGCTCCAGCGCTTTCAAATCGAGGTACGGGCGCGCGGACGCGGGACCGAGATCGTAGGCGATATCTGCCGCGCGCACGAACGTGGCAGTGCGGTCGACGTCAGTGTGTAAGGCGACGGTCTCGATCGGCGTCCCCGTCTCCGCCGCCAGGTCCCGGGCGGCGTGAATGAGCCGCATCGCGGCCTCTCCACGGTTCACGATCGCGATACGGCTGAACAATCGACAGCCCTTTCTCTCCAAAGTGCTCGCCCGGTCGACCGGGCGAGGCTTGCGGCTCTCAAATTCGGGTGCTGTGTAGCTTTCTTCTGCCCATGCGCTTTGTATATCGGTGATCCCACCGCGCCGGTAACGGTAGTAGCAGCGCGAATGTCTGTCCCACGTCGGTGGGTGTCGGTGCGGATACCCCTGAGCACCATGCCGAGGGCAACTGCCGAGCCCGATGCCGAACCCCGCATCGACCACGCCCGAGTACCGCTGCGCGGACTGGCGGCGTTGGGCGCGCTCGAACTCAGGGACGTGAGCGCTGCGGCTCCCATGCCCTGAACAGTCCGAGCCACCAGCAGTGTCCCCCTCGTAGGCAAGCTCATCTCCCGGACCGGCCAGGTGAGCACGACAAGACCGGCCAAGAATACCCGCGTGGACGCTTCGAGACCCGTTTTCACGTTTGGGAGTGCCGTGTCCGCAATCAGGGGACCAGAACAACTGATGACCGGGCACAAGTGCTGCGACATCAGACATGCGCGGGCATCCAGCCCGGACGTCGCCAGCCGGTCGGTTCAACCCGTAGCGGCCGCCGATCCTGGATCGGCGGCAAGGGCCGCTGCGTTGCGACACGCCGATGAAGTTGTCATGCGCGCGAGTTCCCTGTCGCTCGCAGTCGCGGTTCTCGTGCCTGCGCGTGTCGTGCGGGATCGTTTGTGTTCGAACACATGTCGGCGGGCTCAGGGCCAATCGAGTTGGAAGCGGGCCGAATGGGGAAACTGTCGAAGCGGTACCGCTCTTTCCTCGCGGGCAATTGGCTCGGCGCCGGCTCCGCAGGCAACACGACCGGTTTGTCGACGGCTCGGACGACAAGCAACCCGGCACACAGAGCGCCTCGGATATCGATCAGCTAACGGTTGATCGGACGAACCGGCCGAGCGGCACGCAGGGCTTGCCGATCCGACCGGCAAGGTGGTGGGCTTTTGGAAACGCCACATCGCTCACGTCTCCGATCCCGCTCGCGGCCTGGTCGAGAAGAAGACGGTTCACCAGGCAATCGCGTGGATAACCAGCCAGATGTCAGCGCCGAGATGACGATGGAGCAGCACATGGACGACGAGATCGAACACACGCCGCGGCTCACGGCGTTCCCGCGTATCGACGACTACGGTTTCATCTCCGACTGCGAGGTCGCTGCCCTAATCGCCCCCAGCGGAGCCATCGAGTGGATGTGTCTACCCCGCATGGACTCCCCCAGTGTCTTCGCGGCCATACTCGATCGTTCCGCCGGCTCATTTCGGTTCGCCCCCGCCGACTTCGTTGTGCCCACCGATCGCCGCTACATCCCGGGCACGATGGTCATGGAGACGAGCTGGCGCAGTGGCGAAGGGTGGGCGACAGTGCGCGATGTGCTGCTGGTCGGGCCCTGGCGGCACCAGACACCCGGCCGTAGCGCTCATCGTCGGACTCCCACCGACTACGACGCCGAGCACATCCTGCTGCGGACGGTGCACTGTGAGACCGGCCAGATCCAATTCAGCCTCGACTGTCAGCCGGCCTTCGATTACGGCAGGCATCGCGTCCGCTGGGAGTACGTCGACAGCTACCACCTCGCGCAGGCCAGTGCCGACGGAATCGACCTGCGGTTGACGTTGAGCACCGACCTGCGGTTGGGGCTGGAAGGTACGCACGCGGTCGCCCGCACCCTGCTGAAGACGGGCGATACGCGCTTCTGCGCGCTCTCCTGGGGCAGCCGCGACGCCCCCCGTTCGGTTGAGGAGGCCGATGAACGGTTGCTGCGGACGATCCACCATTGGCGGCACTGGCTGGCGGGCGGGCGATTTCCGGACCACCCGTGGACAGCCCAGCTGACTCGGAGCGCGCTGACCCTCAAGGGCCTGACCTTCGCCCCGACCGGCGCCATCGCTGCTGCCGCCACCACATCGCTGCCCGAAACCCCAGGTGGAGAACGCAATTGGGACTATCGCTACTCGTGGATCCGCGATTCAGCATTCGCGCTGTGGGGCCTGTACACATTGGGCTTCACCTGGGAGGCGAACGACTTCTTCTCCTACATCCTCGACTTGGCCGAAGACGTCCGGGACATGCAGATCGTGTATGGCATCGGCGGCGAGACCGATCTCGGCGAGCAGGCTCTCACCCACCTGCGCGGCTATGACAATGCCGCGCCCGTGCGCATCGGGAACGATGCATACCGGCAACGCCAGCACGATGTGTGGGGCGCGGCGCTGGATTCGGTCTATCTCTATGCCCGCCACCAAGATCAAATCGATGCACGGGCATGGCCGCTGCTGGGCCGGGCGGTCAAAAGCGCCCTCACCTCTTGGCGCGAGCCCGACCATGGCATTTGGGAAGTTCGTGGGAAGCCGCAACACTTCACCTCCAGCAAAGTCATGTGCTGGGTTGCCGCCGATCGCGGTGCCCGGCTGGCCCGCATCCACCAGGACTTCGAACGCGCGCACCGCTGGCAACAGGCCGCCGATGAAATCCACGCCGACATATGCACGAATGCGGTCGATTCCCGACAGGTGTTCACCCAGTACTACGGCAGCACGGCGCTGGACGCTTCAACCCTGCTCATCCCCTTGGTTCGTTTCCTGCCCCCCGACGACGACAGGGTACGCAACACCGTGCTGGCCATAGCCGACGAACTGACCGAAGACGACCTCGTCTTGCGATATCGCGTCAGTGAAACCGATGATGGATGCGCCGGGGAAGAAGGCGCTTTCACGATCTGCTCGTTCTGGCTGGTCTCGGCGCTGTCGGAGATCGGCGAAAAGAAGCGAGCCAAACAGTTGTGCGAGAAACTCCTCGCCTACGCCAGCCCTCTGGGCCTCTACGGCGAGGAGATCGACCCGCGAACCGGCCGGCACTGGGGCAACTACCCTCAGGCGTTCACCCACCTCGCCCTGATCAACGCCGTGATGCACGTCATCCAAGACGAACAGGCCGTACTGCGGCAGGCACTCGGCGGGGAATCGATCGCCCCACGACTGGGTGAGGCACCCTACACACTGGGATACATCCACCGATAACCCCTGCGGATGCAGGCCATCACCTCCACGCCGGGCGTAGCCGGTCGGTTAGTGCCATGCGCCAGGACCAGCTCGGCGGAGCGTGCACATGCGGGACTGCCTGTCGCAGGCGCGCTACTTGCTGCGCTCGAGCTGAGGTGCGGCGCGGTCCGTGCGGCGTACCAAGGCGAGGACCTGATGGTCGGCGTCTGGCTGTTACTGGCGGTAATGTCCGCTGCGGCAACGGCGTTCATGTCGAGAAATCGAGGACGCCGAGGCCGCGACGGCCTAACTTGATGCCAGTCGATCTGAGGTAGGGATATATGAGACACAGTGGTGCACGGGTTCTCGACATCGCGGGTAGCCGTCGAACGGCCGTGGCGATACTCGCGGTGATCACCGGGTTCTACTATCTGTTCGTCGCGATCACCAACTGCGTGGACACCGACACAAATCGAAACGCGGTTGCCGCTGTGCTGTCGATGAGGTCGACGATCCACAATCCGGGGACGGACTGGCGGGCGATCACCAACAGCGGTGTCGCACTTGTCGCCTACATCCTGATCGTGATCTGGGAGTTCCTGATCGCCTTCGTACTGCTGGCCGCCGCGGCGGTATGGGGCCGAGTACTGACGGGACGGCCGCGCCGACTTCGCGCCGACCTCGGCGTGGCTGTGAGACTGTCGAGTCTGGGCTGGACGATGGCGGTCATGCTGTTCGCGGGTGGGTTCCTCACCGTCGGCGGTGAATGGTTCCGGATGTGGGCGAACAAGGAGGTGAACGCGTCCTCGGCTGCGCTGCAGAACTTTTTGATCGCCGCCGTCGGCCTGATCCTCGTTCACCTGCCGGACTCGATCGCCCCGCATCATGCGCCCATGCCACCGAAAGGGTCTCGACACTAGGTCAACTCACTGCGGGGCGCAGGCGGGTACCGGCCCTCACTTCTTCACTTCACCCGTAGGCGAGAGCCTTGGGGTGTGACGGCGACGCGAGCCGCGGGCGGTAGGCGAGACAAGCCGCCGATGCCCCGTCCACGGCCAGGAACACTACTGTGCGCGCAGTGTCGAGCAGGCCCGCATGCAGCGCGTTCAGGTAGGCATGCACCGGGGCCGCGGTGTATGGGTCACCGATCGATGGGTCGAGACCCACGACCGAGTGCGAGGTGATGACGAGTGCATCTGCCAAGCGGGCGTGGAATCCGGATGCCTGTGCAGGAGCCAGCAGTACTGCACGCCCCTCGGCGAAATCGCCTCCGTCGAGCCCTTCCTCGTCCAAACAGGCGCGCACGGCCGCGGTCGCCAGGTCGAGCGGGTCCTCGGCACCGGGACGAATACACATCGCGTGACGGCCACCTGTGCCGGCTTCCCCCAGCGCAACCCAGGCAATCGGGCCGGCCGCGCGGGCGGTATCGCAGGTATGGAGCCGACCGAATCCGCCCGCGCTGGGCGAAGTTCCGAGCAGCAGCGCGGCGCCGGTAGCGGTGTAAGGGAAATCGGCAACGCGCCGCTCGGTCGAGGGGTGGGTGTCGCCCGCGACGAGCAACGCGTACTCCACACCGCCAGTGGCGAGGAAGGTTTCGGCGGTCACGATGGCGTGCAGCAAGCCGGTGGCGCCGTTCATCAGGTCGAAGGAGAAAGCGGGGGTACGCCCCGCTTCGTAGGCAAGTCCCATGCCGATCCGCTTCTGGATGAGCGCCGACACCGCGGGCTCGGAGATGTTGCTGTCCCGGAAAACACCAGTGTTGATCAGCATTCCGATCTCGTCGAGGCGGACATCCGAGCGCTCTACGCAGGTGAGTGCCGCGCGAGCAGCCAGTTCGAAGTAGCTGCCGGTGTCGAGGTCGGAGTTCGTCGCGGCTGAGATGATCGTCGTTGCCATGCTCATCCCTCCAAACGCGAGATGGTCGCGGCGAGGTATCCGGAGACAGTTCCCGATGCCGCGGGGATCATGAGAATTTTCGACCCTTTGGGGATCTTTTGTTGCGCGAGATGTTCGTGCAGTACCAGAAAATGCGATGTTGTAGCCGTATTGCCGAAGTCGTGCAGCACGTTGAGAGCCTGCGGCATCGGCGTGCCGAAATGCCGTTCGGTCAAGTGCGAGATGTATTCGATGGCCGGAGC carries:
- a CDS encoding ATP-binding protein, which translates into the protein MFSRIAIVNRGEAAMRLIHAARDLAAETGTPIETVALHTDVDRTATFVRAADIAYDLGPASARPYLDLKALERALVETEADAAWVGWGFVAEDPAFAELCEKVGVTFVGPSAEAMRKLGDKIGAKLIAEEVGVPVAPWSRGAVETLDAALASATEIGYPLMLKATAGGGGRGIRVIRNEAELADAYERTSQEAARAFGSGIVFLERLVTGARHVEVQVIADGEGTAWALGVRDCSVQRRNQKIIEESASPVLSPEQAAELAASAERLALAVGYRGAATVEFLYHPGDDLFAFLEVNTRLQVEHPITESTTGFDLVKAQLWVASGGRLDGEPPRERGHAIEARLNAEDPDRDFAPSPGRIARLDLPAGPGIRVDTGVSAGDTIPADFDSMIAKIIAYGRDRDEALGRLRRAMAETTVIIEGGATNKSFVLDLLDQPEVIDGSADTGWIDRVRGEGRLVSHRHSAVALAAAAIEAYEEEERAERQRLLSTAFGGRPQVQHESGRPLDLKLRGADYRVRVARVGAHRFRVGIEAGDDVRTADVELDRFDRHTGQIVVNGTRYRLVTGTHGPIHLVEVDGVTHRVNRDEGGVVRSPAPALVVATPLELGAEVEAGAPVLVLESMKMETVLRAPFRARLKECVVSVGSQVETGAPLLRLEPLADDAEESSAAESVELDLPVAPGTIPARERLTRGQEDLRSLLLGFDVDPHDEGRVLDDYLVARRVSTEDGHRPLAEELELAEVFADLAELGRNQPAGEDGAGGGHVHSAREYFHTYLQSLDVERAGLPEAFQAKLAKALGHYGVTELERSAELEAAVFRIFLAQQRLSDAATVVTTLLRVWLREALPDEVLREPAGLALERLVAATQVRFPVVADLARGVVFAWFGQPLLRRNRARVYANVRAHLRHLDAHPDAPDRAERIAEMVRSTEPLVRLLGQRLVRDDLDNTIMLEVLTRRYYGNKGLTGLRTSEVAGCAFVVAQHSGSCVISSAVGFAALGSALQGLAELASSEDTVDADIYLAWEEQPADSDVTADTLHAVVSAYPLPDRVRRLTVAIAGRGGAVMHHHFTFRPSPAGMAEERLIRGLHPYIAQRMQLERLSKFDLTRLRSSDEEVYLFRCVARENPSDDRLVAFAQVRDLTELRDHDGRLIALPTAEDTIATCLDSIRRAQSRRPTVKRFNINRIVIYVWPPSDITRAELEMIAGRVLPTTAGAGLEEILFIARQRDRTSGELTKITVRISFDATGGTELTIGEPSDEPLEPLDDYRQKVLRASSRNTVYPYQLTDRLGDFVEHDLDDDHVLVPVDRPKGHNTAAIVAGVITTPTARHPQGVTRVVLLGDPTKSLGALSEPECRRVIAALDLAEHMRVPLEWYALSSGARISMKSGTENMDWVAAALKRIVEFTQGGGEINIVVAGINVGAQPYWNAEATMLMHTKGILVMTPDSAMVLTGKQALDFSGGVSAEDNFGIGGYDRVMGPNGQAQYWAPNLAAARDVLMSHYDHTYIAPGEQTPRRAETTDPVDRDISDFPHAMVGSDFTTVGEIFSAEANPDRKKPFDIRSVMAALADQDHSLLERWAGMADAEMAVVQDAHLGGIPVCLLGIESRAVPRRGFPPTDGPDTYTAGTLFPRSSKKAARAINAASGNRPLVVLANLSGFDGSPESMRKLQLEYGAEIGRAIVNFRGRIVFCVISRYHGGAFVVFSKALNPNMTVLALEGSFASVLGGAPAAAAVFSGDVKARTAADSRVRDLEARASAAAGADRAALTAELDELRTSVRAEKLGEVATEFDGVHNIQRAVEVGSVDAVIRAAELRPRIIEAIQSSVS
- a CDS encoding glycoside hydrolase family 15 protein, yielding MTMEQHMDDEIEHTPRLTAFPRIDDYGFISDCEVAALIAPSGAIEWMCLPRMDSPSVFAAILDRSAGSFRFAPADFVVPTDRRYIPGTMVMETSWRSGEGWATVRDVLLVGPWRHQTPGRSAHRRTPTDYDAEHILLRTVHCETGQIQFSLDCQPAFDYGRHRVRWEYVDSYHLAQASADGIDLRLTLSTDLRLGLEGTHAVARTLLKTGDTRFCALSWGSRDAPRSVEEADERLLRTIHHWRHWLAGGRFPDHPWTAQLTRSALTLKGLTFAPTGAIAAAATTSLPETPGGERNWDYRYSWIRDSAFALWGLYTLGFTWEANDFFSYILDLAEDVRDMQIVYGIGGETDLGEQALTHLRGYDNAAPVRIGNDAYRQRQHDVWGAALDSVYLYARHQDQIDARAWPLLGRAVKSALTSWREPDHGIWEVRGKPQHFTSSKVMCWVAADRGARLARIHQDFERAHRWQQAADEIHADICTNAVDSRQVFTQYYGSTALDASTLLIPLVRFLPPDDDRVRNTVLAIADELTEDDLVLRYRVSETDDGCAGEEGAFTICSFWLVSALSEIGEKKRAKQLCEKLLAYASPLGLYGEEIDPRTGRHWGNYPQAFTHLALINAVMHVIQDEQAVLRQALGGESIAPRLGEAPYTLGYIHR
- a CDS encoding DUF2165 domain-containing protein, with the translated sequence MRHSGARVLDIAGSRRTAVAILAVITGFYYLFVAITNCVDTDTNRNAVAAVLSMRSTIHNPGTDWRAITNSGVALVAYILIVIWEFLIAFVLLAAAAVWGRVLTGRPRRLRADLGVAVRLSSLGWTMAVMLFAGGFLTVGGEWFRMWANKEVNASSAALQNFLIAAVGLILVHLPDSIAPHHAPMPPKGSRH